Genomic DNA from Pseudomonas fitomaticsae:
GTTCTGCCAGTGCACCAGAATGAAGTCGATCACATGGCCCAGGGCAATGCGGTCATACAGATTGCCCAGCGCGCCGCCGAGAACCAGCGCCAGCGCGATGGCCAGCCAGGTTTCGTTGCGGCCCAGGCGCTTGAGCCAGACCACCAGCACCGCACTGACCGCAATCGCGATCAGCGCGAACAGCCAGCGCTGCCAGCCGGAGCTGTCGGCCAGGAAACTGAACGCAGCGCCAGTGTTGTAGGCCAGTGTCCAGCTGAAGTAATCAGGGATGATCACGATCTGCTGGAACATCTCGAGCTTGCCTTCGAAGTAGAACTTGCTGGCCTGGTCGATGACCAGAACCAGCAGGCTCAACCAGAGCCAGCTCAGCCGTCCGAAACGGCCAACGGCGTTAGGCATAGTGACGAACCTCGCCGGCACCATCGATGTTGTCCACGCAACGGCCGCAGATTTCCGGATGTTCCGGGTTCACGCCGACGTCTTCACGGCAGTGCCAGCAACGGGCGCATTTCGGGAAGGCGGATTTGACGATCTTCAGCTTCAGGCCGCTGACTTCGGTGGCCACCGCATCGGCCGGAGCCTGCACGAACGGCGCAACAGTGGCCGTCGAAGTGATCAGGACAAAGCGCAGCTCGTTGCTCAGCTTGGCCAGGTCGGCAGTCAGCGCGTCTTCGGCGAACAGCGTCACTTCGGCTTGCAGGTTGCCACCGACGGCCTTGGCCGCGCGCTGGATTTCCATCTCTTTGTTGACCGCCACCTTCACTTCCATGATGCGATCCCAGTACTCGCGACCCAGTTCGAAGCCTTCCGGCAATTCGGTCAGGCCTTCGTACCAGGTGTTGAGCATCACCGATTCGTTGCGCTCGCCCGGCAGGTATTGCCACAGTTCGTCGGCGGTGAACGCCAGGATCGGCGCGATCCAGCGCACCAGCGCTTCGGAGATGTGGAACAGCGCGGTCTGGCACGAACGACGAGCCTTGCTGTCGGCGCCGGTGGTGTATTGGCGATCCTTGATGATGTCCAGATAGAAACCACCCAGCTCCTGCACGCAGAAGTTGTGGATCTTCGAGTAGACGTTCCAGAAACGGTATTCACCGTAGTGCTCTTGCAGCTCGCGTTGCAGCAGCAGGGTGCGATCCACCGCCCAGCGATCCAGCGCCAGCATGTCTTCGGCCGGCAGCAGGTCGGTGG
This window encodes:
- the lspA gene encoding signal peptidase II; this encodes MPNAVGRFGRLSWLWLSLLVLVIDQASKFYFEGKLEMFQQIVIIPDYFSWTLAYNTGAAFSFLADSSGWQRWLFALIAIAVSAVLVVWLKRLGRNETWLAIALALVLGGALGNLYDRIALGHVIDFILVHWQNRWYFPAFNFADSAITVGAVMLALDMFKSKKTGETVHD